Proteins co-encoded in one Syntrophales bacterium genomic window:
- the murC gene encoding UDP-N-acetylmuramate--L-alanine ligase has product MMKKERNSYSRADAMKWKVRNIHFVGIGGIGMSGIAEVLLNLGYNVSGSDIALSDITHRLETLGARIYKGHDRRNVGQTDVVVTSTAVRSDNPEVLEALRRGIPVIPRAEMLAELLKMKFSIAISGSHGKTTTTSMIATVLAAGGLDPTMVIGGKLMSIGSNARLGGGELIVAEADESDGSFLKLNPHIAVITNIDREHLDFYRGIEDIRESFLKFANSVPFYGCAVVCGDDPNVLCILPEVKRRIVTYGIKNGDYRARDIKFLGRSSLFTVCYQGSTLGQVEINVPGRFNVYNSLAAVAVGRELDMDFEDIREGLRQFSGVHRRLEVKGEVNGVTVVDDYGHHPTEIYETLAAARMMWDGRRLIVVFQPHRYTRTKALFDEFSKAFPEADVLIVTEIYAASEDPIPGVSGEALFSALKERNKGEVHYIANLDDVVDFLVEIVRPTDVVITQGAGSVWKVGESLLKRMA; this is encoded by the coding sequence ATGATGAAGAAGGAGAGGAACAGTTACTCACGTGCGGATGCCATGAAATGGAAGGTGCGGAATATCCATTTCGTTGGTATCGGCGGAATCGGGATGAGTGGTATCGCCGAGGTCCTTCTGAACTTGGGCTATAACGTATCTGGTTCCGACATAGCACTTTCGGATATCACTCATAGATTGGAGACACTTGGGGCTCGCATATATAAAGGGCACGACCGCCGCAATGTAGGGCAGACCGACGTGGTGGTTACTTCCACTGCGGTGCGCAGTGATAATCCAGAAGTTCTAGAAGCACTTAGGAGAGGAATCCCTGTTATCCCAAGGGCCGAGATGCTGGCTGAACTCCTGAAAATGAAGTTTTCCATAGCTATTTCGGGCAGCCATGGAAAAACGACCACTACCTCTATGATCGCCACTGTGCTTGCCGCAGGAGGACTGGATCCTACGATGGTCATTGGGGGTAAATTAATGAGCATTGGCAGCAATGCCCGTCTTGGAGGTGGTGAGTTGATAGTGGCAGAGGCCGATGAGAGTGATGGTTCTTTTTTGAAACTCAACCCACACATTGCAGTAATTACAAACATAGATCGTGAACATCTGGATTTCTATCGAGGGATTGAGGACATCAGGGAATCTTTTCTGAAATTCGCGAATAGCGTTCCTTTTTATGGATGCGCTGTTGTCTGCGGTGACGATCCCAACGTTCTTTGTATTCTACCAGAGGTAAAGAGAAGGATTGTGACGTATGGTATTAAAAATGGAGATTATAGAGCACGGGATATAAAGTTTTTAGGCCGTTCCTCCCTGTTTACTGTGTGCTACCAAGGTAGTACGTTGGGTCAGGTTGAGATAAACGTACCAGGACGATTCAATGTGTACAACTCATTGGCAGCTGTAGCCGTGGGTCGGGAACTGGATATGGATTTTGAGGATATTAGAGAGGGACTCAGACAGTTCTCTGGGGTTCATCGCCGCCTTGAGGTTAAGGGGGAAGTGAACGGTGTTACGGTGGTGGACGACTATGGTCACCATCCCACTGAAATTTATGAAACGTTGGCAGCTGCAAGAATGATGTGGGATGGACGAAGGTTGATTGTGGTTTTTCAACCCCACAGGTACACGAGAACCAAGGCGCTCTTTGATGAGTTTTCAAAAGCATTCCCTGAAGCTGATGTTCTTATTGTAACTGAGATTTATGCTGCAAGTGAGGATCCTATTCCTGGTGTTTCTGGCGAAGCTCTTTTTAGTGCTTTGAAGGAGAGGAACAAAGGTGAGGTGCATTATATTGCCAACCTTGATGATGTGGTCGATTTTCTCGTTGAGATAGTCCGACCAACGGATGTTGTAATTACCCAGGGTGCGGGTTCTGTCTGGAAGGTTGGAGAATCTTTATTGAAAAGAATGGCTTAG
- the murB gene encoding UDP-N-acetylmuramate dehydrogenase, protein MRESVREKLMEICSGRVEFSLPIAEYTSMGVGGTVDAFVYPRTFEEVKQIIRYLNAVGIPFLPVGRMTNIIVRDGGYRGVFLSLAELRQVRIEEDGNQVVIYAQAGVSLAQMVSLCVEKGFGGVEFCAGIPGTVGGALRMNAGAFGREIKDVTRAVDFVFPNGEIKTVAAEKLLFCYRKLDVPESTVIVGGSFVLWRDDPSKVGGYVRDILRKRKEKHPQEFKSVGSVFKNPEGYVAGRLIEEVGLKGLTLGGAQVSEKHGNFIVNLGNARAKDILTLMEMVREKVYREKGVLLESEVVVVGDD, encoded by the coding sequence ATGAGGGAAAGCGTAAGAGAAAAGCTGATGGAGATCTGCTCGGGACGCGTAGAATTTTCCTTGCCTATTGCTGAATATACTTCCATGGGTGTGGGTGGTACTGTTGATGCGTTTGTTTATCCCCGTACGTTCGAGGAGGTTAAACAGATCATAAGGTATCTAAATGCGGTTGGGATACCTTTTCTGCCGGTGGGTCGCATGACCAATATCATTGTTAGGGATGGAGGCTACAGGGGGGTTTTTCTGTCCCTTGCCGAGCTTCGACAGGTGCGTATAGAAGAGGATGGGAACCAGGTGGTTATATATGCACAGGCCGGTGTATCCCTGGCACAGATGGTTTCACTGTGTGTCGAGAAAGGTTTTGGCGGTGTGGAGTTCTGTGCGGGTATTCCGGGAACAGTGGGTGGAGCTCTGAGGATGAATGCGGGGGCATTTGGTAGGGAAATCAAAGATGTTACCCGAGCGGTAGATTTCGTGTTTCCCAATGGTGAGATAAAAACTGTGGCAGCTGAGAAACTCCTTTTTTGTTACCGCAAGTTGGATGTTCCTGAAAGTACTGTCATAGTTGGAGGAAGTTTTGTTTTGTGGCGTGATGATCCCTCAAAGGTTGGAGGTTACGTGCGCGATATACTGCGTAAGAGAAAGGAAAAACATCCTCAGGAATTCAAAAGTGTAGGGTCGGTTTTCAAAAATCCCGAAGGTTACGTAGCAGGTCGTCTTATAGAGGAAGTTGGATTGAAAGGTTTGACCCTCGGAGGGGCCCAGGTATCAGAAAAGCATGGAAATTTCATTGTGAATTTGGGAAATGCCCGAGCAAAAGATATTCTTACCCTCATGGAGATGGTCCGGGAGAAGGTATATAGGGAGAAGGGTGTTCTCCTGGAATCAGAGGTGGTCGTTGTCGGGGATGACTAG
- a CDS encoding FtsQ-type POTRA domain-containing protein: MTSGISTRTFRKKQYRLEVLKQRTKRHFKEILREILSSLFILFSVLLLSLCGVYLYAQIITLPCFEVKDVVVRGARKVREEEILKLANVQKGRCILNIDLEGVATRVKLNPWVREAFVGREYPDRIVIEVREREPVAFLCMHDGFYFVDSHGVVFKKVSQDDEVDLPVLTLSGDENDGWASAIERYLDLLRYLSTRSTYPRLEHVAEVHWSSKEGFLLFTTDGYGLRIGTGNFEEKLRYLASVIADLDKRQVKGGFLMVDLNNPGQITVQMRNVVSPRDVVPLKGRYKI; this comes from the coding sequence ATGACTAGTGGAATAAGTACAAGAACATTTAGAAAGAAACAGTATCGTTTGGAGGTTTTGAAGCAGAGGACGAAACGCCATTTCAAAGAGATTTTGCGGGAAATTTTATCGTCTCTGTTTATCCTTTTCAGTGTGCTTTTACTTTCCCTGTGTGGCGTTTATTTGTACGCTCAGATTATTACGTTGCCGTGCTTTGAAGTAAAGGATGTCGTTGTAAGAGGGGCAAGGAAGGTGAGGGAAGAAGAGATTCTTAAATTGGCGAATGTGCAGAAGGGTCGATGTATATTGAACATTGACCTTGAAGGTGTAGCTACAAGGGTTAAGTTGAATCCGTGGGTCAGGGAAGCCTTTGTGGGGAGAGAGTATCCCGACCGGATAGTGATAGAAGTAAGGGAAAGAGAACCAGTGGCCTTTCTGTGTATGCATGATGGATTTTACTTTGTGGACAGTCATGGTGTGGTGTTCAAGAAGGTTTCACAGGATGATGAGGTGGATCTTCCCGTTTTGACGCTGAGTGGGGATGAAAATGATGGCTGGGCAAGTGCTATAGAGAGATATCTTGATTTACTCCGATATCTGTCAACCCGTTCTACCTATCCTCGTCTGGAGCATGTTGCTGAGGTTCACTGGAGCAGTAAAGAGGGGTTCTTGCTCTTTACCACGGATGGTTACGGTTTGCGCATCGGAACAGGCAATTTCGAGGAAAAATTACGTTATCTGGCGAGCGTTATTGCCGATTTGGATAAAAGACAGGTAAAAGGTGGCTTCCTAATGGTGGATCTTAACAACCCTGGTCAAATTACCGTGCAAATGAGAAACGTTGTTTCACCACGTGATGTGGTACCTCTGAAGGGTAGATACAAGATATAG
- the ftsA gene encoding cell division protein FtsA, whose amino-acid sequence MGKKASIVAGLDIGTTKTCMIVGEAKEDGVDIVGIGVQPSEGLRKGVVVNIESTVESIKGALGEAEKMSGCSIRSVYVGIAGGHIKSQNSLGIVGVKGREVDGDDVQRAIEASKAIALPLDREIIHSIPQSFVVDGQDGIKDPIGMSGVRLEAKVHIVTGITTSIQNVVKSVNRAGLEIEEIVLEQLAASEAILSEDEKELGVALVDIGGGTTNIAVFTEGSVKHTAVIPVGGQYLTSDISIGLRTPPAEAEKIKIHFGCAYMPLIPRDEVIEVPSVGGREPREVSRQILVRIIEPRMEEILNLAYREIIRSGCEDLLGAGVVLTGGTALLPGIVELAEHLFNVPVRCGYPVGVGGMGDLVSSPAYATGVGLIIYGTKEIAQGRTRMGSGLFGGLFTRLKRWVLEFF is encoded by the coding sequence ATGGGCAAAAAAGCCAGTATTGTGGCAGGATTGGATATTGGAACAACAAAAACCTGTATGATTGTAGGAGAAGCAAAGGAAGATGGTGTTGATATAGTGGGGATAGGAGTCCAACCATCTGAAGGTCTCCGCAAGGGAGTGGTAGTAAACATTGAGAGTACGGTGGAGTCCATTAAGGGTGCGCTTGGAGAAGCTGAAAAGATGTCGGGTTGTAGTATACGTTCTGTTTATGTTGGTATTGCAGGGGGTCATATTAAATCACAGAACAGTCTAGGGATTGTGGGTGTAAAAGGCAGGGAAGTGGATGGAGATGACGTGCAGCGGGCTATTGAGGCATCAAAGGCTATTGCTCTACCTCTTGATAGAGAGATTATTCACTCGATTCCGCAGAGCTTTGTTGTGGATGGTCAAGACGGAATTAAGGACCCAATAGGGATGTCTGGTGTGCGTCTGGAAGCGAAAGTTCACATAGTCACAGGTATTACCACGTCCATCCAGAATGTGGTGAAATCGGTTAACAGGGCGGGTCTTGAGATAGAAGAAATTGTTTTAGAACAACTTGCCGCCAGTGAGGCTATTCTTAGTGAAGATGAAAAGGAGTTGGGGGTAGCCCTTGTGGATATAGGTGGTGGCACAACAAACATCGCTGTCTTTACTGAAGGAAGTGTCAAACATACGGCTGTTATTCCTGTAGGTGGCCAGTACCTGACAAGTGATATTTCCATAGGTCTGCGTACGCCGCCCGCTGAGGCGGAGAAGATAAAGATTCACTTCGGCTGTGCCTATATGCCCCTCATTCCCAGGGATGAGGTTATAGAGGTACCAAGCGTGGGGGGGCGAGAACCACGAGAGGTGTCACGCCAGATTCTAGTAAGGATTATAGAACCTCGCATGGAAGAAATTCTGAATCTTGCCTACCGAGAGATTATCCGTTCGGGTTGTGAAGATCTCCTCGGTGCAGGTGTGGTGCTAACGGGAGGAACTGCACTTTTGCCCGGGATTGTGGAGTTGGCAGAACATCTCTTCAACGTTCCTGTTCGTTGCGGTTATCCCGTGGGGGTAGGTGGAATGGGCGATCTCGTGAGCAGTCCTGCCTATGCCACGGGAGTAGGATTGATCATCTATGGTACAAAGGAGATAGCCCAGGGGAGAACTCGGATGGGTTCAGGCCTTTTCGGTGGGTTATTTACAAGGTTAAAGCGTTGGGTTTTGGAATTTTTCTAA
- the ftsZ gene encoding cell division protein FtsZ: MFEFADTCNVQGAKIRVIGVGGCGNNAVNTMISYNLTGVDFLCANTDIQCLRVSSAPIKIQLGAEVTKGLGAGADPEIGKKAALETKDLLFKYLEGSDMVFITAGLGGGTGTGAAPVVAELCREIGALTVAVVTKPFQFEGKIRIKQAEEGIARLREIVDTLIVVPNQRLLSLGGRNISVLEAFKKADDVLYHAVKGISDLINVNGLINLDFADVKTVMANMGLALMGIGTASGENRAVEAAQKAISSPLLEDNSIQGARGLLLNITGSSNLTLYEVNEASSMIQAEAHEDANVIFGMVIDDNMGDEVRVTVIATGFEDPGGKRNVSASALHRSDIRIPTFVRKMDQETMKSLKTGVHEDEEDLDLSVPAFMRRQAD, encoded by the coding sequence ATGTTTGAGTTTGCAGATACTTGCAATGTGCAAGGTGCGAAGATAAGGGTTATCGGTGTTGGTGGGTGTGGTAACAATGCGGTAAATACAATGATTTCCTATAATCTTACCGGTGTGGATTTTCTCTGCGCTAATACGGATATCCAGTGTCTCAGGGTATCGTCAGCGCCGATAAAGATTCAACTAGGTGCAGAGGTTACGAAGGGACTGGGAGCTGGTGCAGATCCGGAAATAGGTAAAAAGGCGGCTCTGGAGACGAAGGACCTCCTATTTAAATATCTCGAAGGGTCAGACATGGTCTTCATAACAGCGGGCCTCGGTGGTGGAACAGGTACAGGTGCAGCACCGGTGGTTGCAGAACTATGCAGGGAAATTGGTGCTCTAACAGTGGCTGTTGTTACAAAACCGTTTCAGTTTGAGGGGAAGATCAGAATTAAACAGGCTGAAGAGGGTATCGCTCGGCTCCGGGAAATAGTGGACACCCTTATTGTGGTACCTAATCAGCGACTTTTGAGCCTCGGTGGTCGAAACATCTCTGTCCTTGAGGCTTTTAAAAAGGCAGACGATGTGCTCTATCATGCTGTGAAAGGGATCTCAGATCTTATCAATGTAAACGGTTTAATTAACCTGGACTTCGCAGACGTGAAAACGGTAATGGCCAATATGGGTCTTGCCCTAATGGGTATTGGAACAGCATCCGGTGAGAATCGAGCTGTGGAGGCTGCCCAAAAGGCTATATCATCTCCTCTTCTAGAGGATAACAGTATTCAAGGTGCGAGGGGACTTTTACTGAATATCACGGGGAGTTCCAATCTAACACTCTATGAAGTTAACGAAGCTTCCTCTATGATTCAGGCGGAGGCCCATGAAGATGCAAATGTGATTTTCGGAATGGTGATTGATGACAATATGGGGGATGAGGTAAGGGTTACAGTGATTGCCACAGGATTTGAGGATCCTGGTGGAAAACGAAACGTATCCGCATCAGCGCTTCATAGGAGCGACATAAGAATTCCTACTTTTGTAAGGAAAATGGATCAAGAAACGATGAAGTCGCTTAAGACAGGTGTTCATGAAGACGAAGAGGATCTCGATCTTTCTGTGCCTGCCTTTATGAGACGGCAGGCAGACTGA
- a CDS encoding radical SAM protein, translating to MSWELKRKYRDRLLRERGYVRKIWGECLRICLAYPSSYPVGMSNLGVHAVYRLLNDFPTVLCERVFLPDAEEEGFYGRSLPLFSLESQRPLRDFDIIAFSLSFENDYPGVLKILSLGCINPRRSERGEEEPLIMAGGIAVTMNPEPLADFIDLFLLGEAEGVLPSFVRCLLDLWKVKRNKQEILVELQRCVEGVYVPELYRVEYGGDGKIKKFFPVDKSLPEQVRRPYASDFNLCSAAQAIVTPDTVFSDMYLIEVNRGCRRGCRFCAAGFMYRPPRFRRWGSLEGVVSNGLSVVNRVGLVGTAVSDHPDLVTMCRFILNSGGRIAVSSLRVDALKAEMVELLAEGGVDTLSLAPEAGSQRLRDLVKKDITEEHVLQMADTLLEYGILNLRLYFLLGLPSEREEDVEDIVRIVKILGGNSKKKEGKELRFRKITVSVNYFVPKAGTPMQWFPLDNVRKTEKKVRYIESALTGRREFDVRPMPVREAYIQALFSTGDRRVGEILWAVHNGESWGKALRRASFDVDFFVYRFKDKEEFLPWYFIHHGVEKSYLLEEMEKIMVLIG from the coding sequence ATGTCCTGGGAGTTGAAAAGAAAATACCGTGATCGCCTCTTGCGGGAGAGAGGTTATGTGCGGAAGATATGGGGAGAGTGTCTAAGGATTTGTTTAGCCTATCCCAGTTCGTATCCAGTTGGCATGAGTAACCTTGGAGTTCATGCCGTTTACCGGCTGCTCAATGACTTCCCGACGGTACTGTGTGAACGTGTTTTTTTACCCGATGCCGAAGAAGAGGGATTCTATGGGAGATCTTTACCTCTTTTCAGCCTTGAATCACAGAGACCCCTGAGGGATTTCGATATTATCGCATTTTCCCTCTCTTTTGAAAACGACTATCCAGGAGTGTTAAAGATTCTGTCGCTGGGTTGTATAAATCCCCGTAGATCAGAAAGAGGTGAGGAAGAGCCTCTCATAATGGCTGGTGGAATTGCAGTGACCATGAATCCTGAACCACTGGCCGATTTTATCGATCTATTCCTCCTGGGGGAAGCGGAGGGTGTTTTGCCATCTTTTGTCAGATGTCTCCTTGATTTGTGGAAGGTAAAAAGGAACAAACAGGAGATTCTTGTGGAGCTCCAGCGATGTGTGGAGGGTGTGTATGTACCGGAACTATACCGGGTGGAGTATGGAGGGGATGGCAAAATCAAAAAGTTCTTCCCGGTTGATAAATCTTTACCTGAGCAGGTGAGAAGACCTTATGCTTCTGATTTTAATTTGTGCTCTGCGGCGCAGGCAATTGTAACTCCTGATACTGTTTTCTCAGACATGTATCTCATAGAGGTGAACAGAGGTTGTCGCCGGGGGTGTAGATTCTGCGCGGCGGGTTTTATGTATCGACCACCACGCTTCAGACGCTGGGGTAGTTTGGAGGGTGTAGTTTCTAATGGTCTTTCTGTGGTTAATAGGGTGGGGCTTGTCGGTACGGCTGTATCTGACCATCCAGACTTGGTTACAATGTGCCGTTTTATACTCAACAGTGGGGGAAGGATTGCCGTGAGCTCCCTTCGTGTAGATGCTCTGAAGGCGGAGATGGTGGAACTCCTCGCTGAAGGCGGTGTTGACACCCTTTCTCTTGCACCGGAGGCGGGTTCACAGCGATTGAGGGACCTGGTGAAGAAAGACATAACGGAAGAGCATGTACTGCAGATGGCCGATACACTTTTGGAGTATGGTATTCTGAACCTGCGTCTTTACTTTCTCCTGGGTTTACCATCAGAGAGAGAAGAGGATGTAGAGGATATTGTGAGAATTGTGAAGATTCTCGGTGGGAATTCAAAGAAAAAAGAAGGTAAAGAGTTGCGATTCCGCAAGATAACCGTCAGTGTAAATTACTTCGTACCAAAAGCTGGGACACCCATGCAGTGGTTCCCCCTGGATAATGTTAGAAAAACGGAAAAAAAGGTGCGTTACATCGAATCTGCTCTAACTGGAAGAAGAGAGTTTGATGTTCGTCCCATGCCGGTTCGGGAGGCTTATATCCAAGCTTTATTTTCAACGGGAGATCGGAGAGTGGGTGAGATTTTATGGGCAGTTCACAATGGGGAGAGTTGGGGAAAAGCGTTGCGTCGTGCATCCTTCGATGTTGATTTTTTCGTGTATCGCTTCAAAGATAAAGAGGAGTTCCTTCCCTGGTATTTCATTCATCATGGTGTGGAAAAGTCATACCTGCTTGAGGAAATGGAAAAAATTATGGTTTTGATCGGGTAA
- a CDS encoding heavy metal translocating P-type ATPase, translating into MKQDVLKISGMRCAACAANIENVLRKTHGMKSANVNFASEKVYLEFDPTEISIAKIREIIEDLGYRVYTETFEEEEKKFFEEAKAEETKKLKKRFIFTLICSLPIMYIAMGEHLNVPIPELLELYGDLIQLVLTTAVIIACAEIWISGLKNLIRLLPNMDSLIFIGTATSYFYSLIISIMELSKTKVDAPIYYESATLILVFISFGRYLEGITKSKTSESIEALINLQSKEATIIKDNEEIKIPISKVVVGDVILVRPGEKIPVDGVVIDGYSFVDEKAITGESIPVEKKKGNKVIGATINKTGILKFRATGVGKDTVLAQTIKAVEDAMRTKPPIQHLVDKVSFYFVPFVIGIAVLSFVGWILYGKSFAFSLQVFVAVLIIACPCALGLATPTAVIMGVGLAAKNGILIKSGKALEIARSVDTVVFDKTGTLTRGEPSVTDIIQTDDIEKNYIVQLAASLEKNSGHPLAQAIVNKAKQMKINLLEAEKVQVMPGYGISAELDDKKIFLGSKKLMLDNLTNIPIAQDAITSLENQGKTAIFLAQNGDIIGIIAVADTLKDHARETVQMLKKMGKKIAMITGDSKIVAENIAQQAGIDEVIAEILPHDKSVEIKKLQQKGHVVAMVGDGINDAPALAQADLGIALGSGTDVAIETGDIILLKDDLRDVVTALELSSYTFKKISQNLFWAFFYNITAIPIAAGVLYPFTGWLLNPSIAAAAMALSSLSVVSNTLLMKNFKSEKPLIIVERA; encoded by the coding sequence ATGAAACAAGATGTCTTAAAAATATCAGGCATGCGTTGCGCCGCATGTGCAGCCAATATCGAAAACGTTTTGAGAAAAACGCACGGAATGAAGTCTGCAAACGTCAACTTTGCATCTGAGAAAGTCTACTTGGAGTTTGATCCTACAGAAATCAGTATTGCCAAAATACGAGAAATAATAGAGGATCTTGGTTATCGAGTGTACACTGAAACATTTGAGGAAGAAGAAAAGAAATTTTTCGAAGAAGCAAAAGCCGAAGAAACGAAGAAGCTTAAAAAACGCTTTATTTTCACCCTCATTTGCAGCCTACCCATCATGTATATTGCTATGGGTGAGCATTTGAATGTCCCCATTCCTGAACTTCTGGAATTATATGGGGATCTAATTCAGCTTGTACTTACGACTGCTGTTATTATCGCCTGTGCGGAAATTTGGATTAGCGGCTTGAAGAATTTGATCCGCCTGTTACCAAACATGGACTCGCTCATCTTCATAGGAACAGCCACTTCTTACTTCTATAGTTTGATAATTTCAATAATGGAACTTTCGAAAACAAAAGTAGACGCTCCTATCTACTACGAGAGCGCTACTCTAATTCTAGTCTTTATATCCTTCGGAAGATATCTAGAAGGGATAACAAAAAGCAAAACAAGCGAATCAATTGAAGCATTAATAAATCTTCAATCCAAAGAAGCAACCATAATAAAAGACAATGAAGAGATAAAAATCCCCATCTCCAAAGTAGTAGTGGGTGATGTCATCTTGGTCAGACCTGGTGAAAAAATTCCCGTTGATGGTGTTGTTATCGATGGTTATTCCTTTGTTGATGAGAAAGCGATTACCGGAGAAAGCATACCTGTAGAAAAGAAAAAAGGCAATAAAGTAATTGGCGCAACAATTAACAAAACCGGTATTTTGAAATTCCGAGCAACAGGGGTTGGAAAAGATACAGTACTTGCACAGACTATAAAAGCAGTCGAAGACGCAATGAGAACGAAACCACCCATACAGCATTTGGTGGACAAAGTTTCTTTCTATTTCGTCCCGTTCGTAATAGGTATTGCCGTTCTATCTTTTGTCGGATGGATTCTGTATGGCAAATCCTTCGCTTTTTCTCTGCAGGTTTTCGTAGCTGTATTGATCATTGCCTGTCCTTGCGCATTAGGTTTAGCAACACCAACCGCTGTCATAATGGGTGTAGGTCTCGCAGCAAAAAATGGCATCTTAATAAAGAGTGGCAAAGCACTAGAAATCGCAAGAAGTGTAGACACTGTTGTGTTTGACAAAACAGGAACCTTAACAAGAGGCGAACCCAGCGTCACTGATATTATCCAAACCGATGATATTGAAAAAAACTACATTGTACAATTAGCTGCGTCTCTAGAAAAAAATTCGGGACATCCCCTGGCTCAAGCAATTGTTAACAAAGCAAAACAAATGAAAATAAATTTATTGGAAGCAGAAAAAGTTCAAGTTATGCCAGGCTACGGAATTTCAGCAGAATTAGACGATAAAAAAATCTTTCTAGGATCAAAAAAATTGATGTTAGACAATTTAACTAATATACCCATTGCACAAGATGCAATAACCTCTTTGGAAAACCAGGGAAAAACAGCGATCTTTTTGGCTCAAAACGGAGACATTATCGGCATTATTGCGGTTGCCGATACTCTTAAAGACCACGCAAGAGAAACAGTACAGATGCTCAAAAAAATGGGCAAAAAAATAGCAATGATTACCGGGGACAGCAAAATAGTCGCCGAAAATATAGCACAACAGGCAGGCATAGATGAGGTAATTGCTGAAATACTACCCCATGATAAATCAGTCGAAATAAAAAAATTACAGCAAAAGGGACATGTTGTGGCAATGGTTGGCGATGGTATCAATGATGCACCAGCCTTGGCTCAAGCTGACTTAGGTATAGCTTTAGGTTCTGGAACCGATGTGGCAATTGAAACAGGAGATATTATACTGCTCAAGGATGATTTACGGGATGTGGTAACGGCACTTGAATTGAGCTCATATACCTTCAAAAAAATCAGCCAAAATCTTTTCTGGGCCTTTTTTTACAACATTACAGCCATTCCAATCGCCGCTGGTGTCTTGTATCCATTCACTGGCTGGCTTTTGAATCCATCAATTGCAGCCGCTGCTATGGCATTATCATCTCTTAGCGTTGTTTCTAATACACTTCTAATGAAAAATTTCAAATCGGAAAAACCCTTAATAATTGTGGAAAGAGCTTGA
- a CDS encoding glycosyltransferase — translation MNGKEPTLSVITPSLNHGKYLRATVESILAQSYDDWEHIVVDGGSTDETIEILESYSHIKWISERETDKNTILEAYRKAFSMSRGRYIIQCCVTDGFLHKDWFRMCVDILESDRDISLVWGLPQRMSSDGVLGKIHFVEFLDRSPPQKKEFLPFWLATGFGFPEGNYCVRRRVFDICFPKRGDEDLLSLNPAWGFNYRFNTLGYLPFFLPIIANYGRKHENQRGIRLYDLEDKASHFYRRLVDKYKILLLKGSVTHYFRDGDSEIIDEVRRRDLGEIMVKVYKYKVKQKIRKRFQEFLEKL, via the coding sequence ATGAATGGCAAAGAACCTACTTTATCTGTAATCACGCCGTCTCTAAATCATGGGAAGTACCTTCGAGCGACAGTGGAATCTATATTAGCCCAATCTTATGACGATTGGGAACATATTGTTGTGGATGGTGGATCAACAGATGAGACGATTGAGATCCTGGAATCGTACAGCCATATTAAGTGGATTTCCGAAAGAGAAACGGACAAGAACACCATTCTTGAAGCGTACAGAAAGGCCTTCTCCATGTCAAGGGGAAGGTATATCATTCAGTGCTGTGTAACCGATGGTTTTCTTCACAAAGATTGGTTTAGGATGTGTGTGGATATTCTAGAGAGTGATCGGGATATTTCTTTGGTTTGGGGGCTTCCCCAGCGTATGTCATCCGATGGAGTTTTGGGGAAAATTCATTTTGTGGAGTTTTTGGACAGAAGCCCACCTCAAAAAAAGGAGTTTCTTCCCTTTTGGTTGGCTACAGGTTTTGGTTTTCCCGAAGGTAATTATTGTGTCAGACGCAGAGTGTTTGATATCTGTTTTCCAAAGCGGGGGGATGAGGATCTACTCAGTTTAAATCCTGCTTGGGGGTTTAACTACAGGTTTAATACGCTGGGATATCTCCCTTTTTTTCTTCCGATTATCGCAAATTACGGTAGGAAACATGAAAATCAGCGGGGCATCCGTCTTTATGATTTGGAGGATAAAGCCTCGCATTTTTACAGAAGACTTGTTGATAAATACAAAATTTTGCTGTTAAAAGGTAGTGTTACACATTATTTTAGAGATGGGGATTCTGAGATTATAGATGAGGTCCGTCGAAGAGACTTGGGTGAGATAATGGTTAAGGTGTATAAATACAAAGTAAAACAAAAGATAAGGAAAAGGTTTCAGGAGTTTTTGGAGAAACTATAA